Proteins encoded together in one Fibrobacter sp. UWP2 window:
- a CDS encoding DUF5906 domain-containing protein has translation MTVDEFIYLCDYAGLLPSKFDEQTWTQSIAKFVGIGVDCADLMSETAKFPGSKSDVNTTLKKYKEALRTSDSTDSLAVSIDANKFVAMSDDKKRKEFKAYLNFCEKTFFPAYIFDLNPRVRDFLAKNFMFTYANDGKRIVYMRNLDAPGTIWREAASSENAFLQLQGSMRKKLTGLLSTTNECSTVSVISIQDGQPEVQDGIPYYKLYEYYEQSIMKGVSGTPANVDYFKTKLHEYIENLKRSFENKKSKSELSRGLQKIPEMLHNMDVAMDEYGFIYKEQIELPAFTNDPNEPAFMYFDLNNIVEGPTPDFDGFMESVVPACRESLMAGIFATFFAQSHLNQYIWIESRGGDGKSSLFNAMAEYAGKNLSCSLGQTLNTEFGLENAVGKRMVILSDVKTGLSVKSQLIHNLTGHDIISINRKNKPIISARLDPILWIAANNPPDVNFANRNEARRCLYIKMQEPPIEIKRKFYFTDDKGNLILDASGKPINNGYDLKGNLIKEMPHILYKCREVFKRVCPPPYSVIKQTTEQSALTLENCVDLDANEWSTYIEETFDFRNPTAKLKITEIQEAIRETRLNHGERSAISNYQKGDIIQLLVNGYKCSKKKVKGIRYLEGISIANTSVISWAKSANLQCTAAPTEMLQNLYDDYKQWCHECGAYAKSRDIWLNGLRNVFPNLITAVDNKNELINLEYCPAFNTFTPVSKVV, from the coding sequence ATGACAGTAGACGAGTTTATTTACCTGTGCGACTACGCTGGACTTTTACCGAGCAAATTCGATGAACAGACGTGGACCCAGTCGATTGCCAAGTTTGTAGGCATCGGAGTCGACTGTGCCGACCTTATGAGCGAGACGGCCAAGTTCCCCGGTTCAAAATCCGACGTTAACACGACCTTGAAAAAATACAAGGAAGCCCTGAGGACATCCGATTCCACGGATTCCTTGGCTGTAAGCATCGATGCCAATAAGTTTGTGGCGATGTCAGACGATAAGAAGCGTAAGGAGTTCAAGGCCTACCTTAATTTCTGTGAAAAGACATTCTTCCCGGCATACATCTTCGACCTGAACCCCAGAGTGAGGGACTTCTTGGCCAAGAACTTCATGTTCACTTATGCCAACGATGGCAAGCGGATTGTGTATATGAGGAACTTGGATGCGCCTGGAACAATATGGCGGGAAGCAGCCAGCAGTGAAAACGCATTCTTACAGTTGCAGGGGTCGATGCGCAAAAAGTTAACCGGCCTCTTGTCGACTACGAACGAGTGCTCTACAGTATCCGTAATATCTATTCAGGATGGACAACCGGAAGTACAGGATGGCATACCATACTATAAATTGTACGAGTACTACGAGCAGAGCATAATGAAGGGTGTTTCGGGGACTCCTGCCAACGTAGATTATTTTAAGACAAAACTGCACGAATACATTGAAAACCTAAAACGCAGCTTTGAAAACAAGAAGTCTAAGAGCGAACTGTCTAGGGGACTCCAGAAGATACCTGAAATGCTTCATAACATGGATGTCGCAATGGATGAATACGGTTTTATCTACAAGGAGCAAATAGAACTTCCAGCCTTCACCAACGACCCGAATGAACCGGCTTTTATGTACTTCGACCTGAACAATATCGTGGAAGGACCGACACCCGACTTTGATGGTTTTATGGAGTCCGTTGTACCGGCTTGTCGAGAATCTTTGATGGCGGGTATATTTGCCACGTTCTTCGCCCAGTCGCACCTTAACCAGTACATTTGGATTGAGAGCCGAGGGGGTGATGGCAAATCAAGCCTATTCAACGCTATGGCAGAATATGCCGGTAAAAATCTTTCGTGTTCCCTTGGACAAACGCTTAATACGGAGTTCGGCCTTGAAAATGCCGTCGGAAAACGCATGGTTATCTTGAGCGACGTGAAAACCGGGCTCTCAGTAAAAAGCCAGTTGATACACAACCTGACCGGACACGATATAATTAGCATCAACCGAAAGAACAAGCCAATTATATCGGCAAGGCTTGACCCGATTTTGTGGATTGCGGCCAACAACCCGCCTGATGTGAACTTTGCGAACAGGAACGAGGCTCGCCGGTGCTTGTATATCAAAATGCAAGAACCGCCCATTGAAATAAAGAGGAAGTTCTACTTCACTGATGACAAGGGCAACTTGATTCTTGATGCCTCAGGAAAACCAATCAATAATGGCTACGACCTCAAAGGCAACCTTATCAAGGAAATGCCCCACATACTCTACAAGTGCCGAGAAGTGTTTAAACGGGTATGCCCACCACCTTACAGCGTTATCAAACAAACTACAGAACAATCTGCCCTTACGCTTGAAAACTGTGTCGACCTGGACGCCAATGAATGGTCTACTTATATCGAAGAAACGTTCGATTTTAGAAACCCCACAGCCAAGTTAAAAATAACAGAAATTCAGGAAGCCATACGCGAAACACGCTTAAACCACGGTGAACGCTCTGCTATTTCAAACTACCAGAAGGGAGATATCATCCAGCTTCTAGTAAACGGCTACAAGTGCTCCAAGAAGAAGGTCAAAGGTATCCGGTACCTTGAAGGAATCAGCATTGCCAATACCTCCGTTATATCATGGGCAAAGTCGGCCAATCTGCAATGCACGGCAGCACCTACAGAAATGTTGCAGAACCTTTATGATGATTATAAGCAATGGTGCCACGAGTGCGGAGCCTACGCCAAGTCCAGAGATATTTGGCTCAATGGCCTACGCAACGTCTTCCCCAACCTTATTACTGCCGTCGATAATAAGAACGAACTTATAAATCTAGAGTATTGCCCGGCGTTCAACACGTTTACCCCAGTCTCGAAGGTCGTATGA
- a CDS encoding glycosyltransferase family 2 protein codes for MKYTVLSFNFKGYEPVREPRVTDPNAEYIYVSDKVPEGKSKWRFVEDKDLPGKDPIHDSYFVRYHPWKYAKTDIVIVVDASVQINDSLEPIVAEFIDSGADYAPMLTSYTNDEQKMDVFKNRLRRVDDDEIYRVKQFIDEHNQTFWKGSIGCAFMMLRKTEPVLKLLEDTWSQVLALGKTRLDEVVLHKLLYSAVGVKLFPVSIQIIQSTYMNYCAHGKVEPVPKYQNHDEYYYICNVPVSPRRFSKAIEYPRTYRYKTEAMLLAKHMNAKDMVEWLDWHLSRCGFDRIHVFDNESDIGVKAACLSFGDRVTYELVEGHPRQYKLYDRYVNYQSQAEWIMPIDDDEYLDLGKFKNVAEMLDYYQKKLPHLGMLAIRWRHLFPLDFSKERKGSVLDYCKVENPGLSRQFMKLGDDTIKCIVRRDGPVHYQETWENPAGGHVPKHSCHAYALTCDGHIVNGCGVNGIKIDDERVRLLHCRYKGPDHWARAHGNDNLTVSDCVGHRRIYAGMDLSQLPTP; via the coding sequence GTGAAGTACACTGTCTTATCATTCAATTTCAAAGGCTACGAACCGGTCCGGGAACCACGAGTCACCGACCCTAACGCCGAATACATCTATGTCTCGGACAAAGTGCCGGAGGGCAAGTCCAAGTGGAGGTTCGTCGAGGACAAGGACCTGCCCGGCAAGGACCCGATACACGACTCGTACTTTGTCAGGTACCACCCGTGGAAGTACGCCAAGACCGACATTGTTATCGTCGTGGATGCGTCCGTTCAAATCAACGACAGCCTTGAACCAATCGTAGCTGAGTTCATCGATTCTGGTGCAGACTATGCTCCGATGCTCACAAGCTATACAAATGATGAACAGAAGATGGACGTGTTCAAGAACAGGCTGCGCCGCGTCGACGATGATGAAATTTACCGGGTCAAGCAGTTCATAGACGAACACAATCAGACATTCTGGAAGGGTTCCATCGGGTGCGCCTTCATGATGCTGAGGAAGACCGAACCGGTACTGAAACTACTGGAAGATACATGGAGCCAGGTTCTGGCTCTTGGTAAGACCCGATTAGACGAGGTGGTCCTCCACAAGTTGCTATACAGTGCTGTCGGTGTAAAGCTGTTCCCGGTATCGATACAAATTATTCAGTCTACATACATGAACTATTGTGCGCACGGCAAGGTCGAACCGGTGCCCAAATACCAGAACCACGACGAGTACTACTATATATGCAACGTGCCTGTATCGCCCCGCCGGTTCTCGAAGGCCATAGAGTATCCTAGAACATACCGGTACAAGACCGAGGCTATGCTCTTGGCAAAGCACATGAACGCAAAGGACATGGTGGAGTGGTTGGACTGGCACCTGTCCAGGTGCGGGTTTGACCGCATACACGTATTCGACAACGAGAGTGATATTGGAGTTAAGGCGGCGTGTTTAAGTTTTGGTGACCGAGTTACTTATGAATTGGTAGAAGGACATCCACGACAATACAAATTGTATGATAGATACGTTAATTACCAGTCGCAAGCAGAATGGATAATGCCTATTGACGACGACGAATACCTCGACCTTGGCAAGTTCAAGAACGTGGCGGAAATGCTCGACTACTATCAAAAGAAGTTACCGCACTTGGGAATGCTTGCAATAAGATGGCGCCACCTTTTCCCGCTCGATTTCAGTAAGGAACGAAAAGGTAGTGTGCTCGACTACTGTAAGGTAGAAAACCCCGGACTAAGCAGGCAGTTCATGAAACTTGGCGACGATACCATCAAGTGCATCGTCAGGCGTGATGGCCCTGTACATTATCAAGAGACCTGGGAAAACCCGGCGGGTGGGCACGTCCCAAAACATTCTTGCCATGCCTATGCACTCACTTGTGATGGGCATATCGTGAACGGCTGTGGCGTGAACGGAATTAAAATTGATGATGAACGTGTGCGCCTGTTACACTGCCGATACAAAGGCCCGGACCATTGGGCCCGGGCGCACGGTAACGATAACTTAACGGTCAGTGACTGTGTCGGGCATAGACGTATCTATGCCGGTATGGACCTTAGTCAACTACCCACGCCCTAA
- a CDS encoding BspA family leucine-rich repeat surface protein, producing MALAYLLDPCLQFQNRAGVNNVSGWCEVFRMDTDDRAEVYYDFTGTLAPAKIVIDNNGRAPMIVEDGIPYRLEVYLPSGELLYTQQPLYPGAGGGGAGNIVDVISSDGSIGVDRSVSGSKVTFDLTAHVEDDPELLGYIECSGATIEDGYYKPTVVEGTMEVGTYGVLLTGGQYYHVTSHIRATKTGISPNYDQVSIDFYMYATPLTSVCSKKEIVDYSMGLSQEFEVSFDVAVEDDAELVLKINGQDVNAGAFELVDLDIHRVYSGAPYIPSGVLSKDEAAETYQEKLIPGDNITIENNVISSTGGSGSGLPDITAGDNNNILQAHYSSGASTATWEDPAKVVARVLGCKYITDNPSVNTVRVHTDGEAVLSVADYITSSKQVLGGSDPYYYDISPRQQQFRLPANTIAVVAAGTINVQDTVAMFNGCTRLESICPITFSGPIQQSFAMFGDCQSLPSNQIPTMDTSQLVGMPSMFRGCLSMTTLPNLDYTSATDVSNMFENCSNMTESCLPLYQQLSANPNITRHYGCFKNYGINTPAIAGDLDQIPQSWGGNAAG from the coding sequence ATGGCTCTTGCATACTTACTTGATCCGTGCCTGCAATTCCAGAACAGGGCAGGCGTGAATAACGTATCCGGCTGGTGTGAAGTTTTCCGTATGGACACGGACGACCGTGCCGAAGTATACTACGATTTCACCGGCACACTGGCCCCGGCCAAGATTGTCATCGACAACAATGGCCGCGCCCCGATGATTGTCGAGGACGGTATCCCGTACAGGCTCGAGGTCTACCTGCCCAGCGGGGAACTGCTCTACACGCAGCAGCCGTTGTATCCGGGCGCGGGCGGTGGCGGAGCAGGCAACATCGTTGACGTTATTTCCTCTGACGGGTCCATCGGGGTCGACAGGAGCGTAAGTGGTTCCAAGGTCACGTTCGACCTTACCGCGCACGTCGAGGACGACCCGGAACTGCTCGGGTACATCGAATGCTCGGGTGCGACCATCGAGGACGGTTACTACAAGCCGACCGTGGTTGAAGGCACTATGGAAGTCGGCACGTACGGCGTGCTGCTGACGGGTGGCCAGTACTACCACGTTACCTCGCATATCCGTGCGACCAAGACCGGCATCAGCCCTAACTACGACCAGGTTTCAATCGACTTTTACATGTACGCGACGCCTCTTACCTCGGTGTGCAGCAAGAAGGAAATTGTCGATTACTCCATGGGCCTTTCCCAAGAGTTTGAAGTGTCGTTTGATGTAGCCGTTGAAGACGATGCCGAACTGGTATTGAAGATAAACGGTCAGGATGTCAATGCCGGTGCCTTCGAGCTGGTTGACCTCGATATTCACAGGGTCTACTCGGGCGCCCCTTATATTCCTAGTGGTGTACTTTCCAAGGACGAGGCTGCCGAGACATATCAGGAAAAACTGATTCCAGGTGACAACATAACGATTGAGAACAACGTTATCAGTTCCACTGGTGGAAGCGGCAGTGGACTGCCGGACATCACGGCAGGCGACAACAACAATATTCTGCAGGCACATTATAGTTCCGGTGCCAGCACGGCTACTTGGGAGGACCCTGCAAAAGTCGTGGCTCGAGTACTTGGTTGTAAGTACATAACGGACAATCCGTCCGTCAACACAGTCCGTGTGCATACTGACGGCGAGGCTGTATTATCCGTAGCCGACTATATAACGAGTTCTAAACAAGTGTTGGGCGGCTCCGATCCTTATTACTACGACATTTCGCCGAGGCAACAACAGTTCCGTCTACCGGCCAACACGATAGCTGTTGTTGCCGCCGGGACCATTAATGTTCAGGATACTGTTGCAATGTTCAATGGCTGTACGAGGCTGGAAAGTATTTGTCCGATCACGTTTAGCGGACCGATACAACAATCATTTGCCATGTTTGGAGATTGCCAGTCGCTGCCGTCTAACCAGATACCTACAATGGATACGAGTCAACTGGTAGGCATGCCTTCCATGTTTAGGGGTTGCCTGTCTATGACGACACTCCCGAACCTAGACTATACAAGTGCGACGGACGTTTCTAACATGTTTGAGAACTGTTCTAACATGACCGAGTCCTGTCTGCCTCTGTATCAGCAGTTGAGCGCAAACCCGAACATAACGAGGCACTACGGATGCTTCAAGAATTACGGCATCAACACACCGGCAATCGCCGGGGACCTTGACCAGATTCCGCAGTCTTGGGGCGGTAACGCAGCGGGGTAA
- a CDS encoding portal protein yields the protein MTDKLEKFKKFASKSKAAYASLHERIKVDRAFMSGAKQWTSADDNFIDPSRNRITVNVLSNQCHSVSNSYSTFPFTWFTGNADVDREVDQFFNVDSNRFASEEALLDTVSFGLGVLALGTDIDVAGNTVPVIYAVNDLERVLLDPDSTELDGGDMMEGGLVDYRSRDWVRVHMGDEFVPDENKKMIIENATCNELVPIITYYWLEQDGCHVATFVNDREVPMAEGEDVIPIHRIPIFPVWGERTWDENDKQTYCGLVSKAKDVQRIVNYSMVQLMDRLALSPKPQWVGYMESFKGYSKYYKKAGSGVNPIVPAQRLANDGTTILELPKRSDVNIQFTDLQGIMDGTLNMMSSITGVDSKGLANVETEVTATAVLYTSKVFQNNVKHYFSHLRTSFKALGDTVMVMLGHPDIKVEIAQGPESYMEMQTARQELTALMGVVEPNQKGALVNAILRTHPDNEILAQLYVDLNSMQAPTPMEMEMQNVAMQMKQALYDKNMQIQQMSAQLEEYKKQIENTYKDKLFQIKKMELEHQFGIEDKILDAQLQQGADADKAAVDAERDRIKVQSEATSAAIKAESEQMDLDHKAEKYRMDLENKELTNRINMASKIFGGSA from the coding sequence ATGACCGACAAGTTGGAAAAGTTTAAGAAGTTCGCATCCAAGAGCAAGGCAGCCTATGCTTCCCTGCACGAGAGAATCAAGGTTGACCGTGCCTTCATGAGTGGCGCCAAGCAATGGACCTCGGCGGATGACAACTTCATCGACCCGAGCCGTAACCGTATCACGGTCAACGTGCTCAGCAACCAGTGCCACAGCGTCTCGAACAGCTACAGCACTTTCCCGTTCACCTGGTTCACCGGCAACGCCGATGTTGACCGTGAAGTGGACCAGTTCTTCAACGTGGACTCCAACAGGTTCGCCTCGGAAGAGGCCCTGCTGGACACAGTCTCGTTCGGTTTGGGCGTGCTTGCACTCGGAACCGACATTGACGTGGCGGGCAACACCGTGCCGGTCATCTACGCGGTGAACGACCTGGAACGAGTTCTCCTGGACCCTGATTCGACCGAACTCGATGGCGGTGATATGATGGAAGGCGGGCTGGTCGATTACAGGTCACGTGACTGGGTCCGTGTCCACATGGGCGACGAGTTTGTGCCTGACGAAAACAAGAAGATGATTATAGAGAATGCGACCTGTAACGAGCTCGTTCCGATTATCACATACTACTGGCTTGAACAAGACGGGTGCCATGTCGCGACGTTCGTCAACGACCGTGAAGTACCGATGGCGGAAGGCGAGGACGTTATCCCAATCCATAGAATACCGATATTTCCTGTCTGGGGAGAGAGGACCTGGGATGAAAACGACAAGCAGACATACTGCGGCTTAGTATCGAAAGCTAAAGATGTTCAGAGGATTGTAAATTACAGCATGGTCCAATTAATGGACCGTCTTGCACTTTCCCCGAAGCCGCAGTGGGTCGGCTACATGGAAAGCTTCAAGGGCTATTCCAAGTACTACAAGAAGGCCGGTTCCGGCGTGAACCCGATTGTCCCTGCCCAGCGTCTTGCCAACGACGGCACGACCATTCTCGAACTCCCGAAGCGTTCCGACGTGAACATCCAGTTCACGGACCTGCAAGGCATCATGGACGGTACACTGAACATGATGTCTTCGATTACGGGCGTGGACAGCAAGGGCCTCGCCAATGTCGAAACCGAAGTCACGGCGACTGCCGTGCTCTACACGAGCAAGGTATTCCAGAACAACGTGAAGCACTATTTCAGCCACCTCCGTACGAGCTTCAAGGCTCTCGGTGACACGGTCATGGTGATGCTCGGCCACCCGGATATCAAGGTGGAAATTGCTCAAGGACCGGAAAGCTATATGGAAATGCAGACGGCCCGTCAGGAACTGACGGCCTTGATGGGCGTGGTCGAGCCGAACCAGAAGGGCGCCCTTGTCAATGCAATCCTCAGGACGCATCCTGACAATGAAATCCTTGCCCAGCTCTATGTCGACCTCAATTCTATGCAAGCTCCGACTCCGATGGAAATGGAGATGCAGAATGTCGCAATGCAGATGAAGCAGGCCCTTTACGACAAGAACATGCAGATACAGCAGATGTCTGCCCAGCTCGAAGAGTACAAGAAGCAAATCGAGAACACTTACAAGGACAAGCTATTCCAGATTAAGAAGATGGAACTTGAACACCAGTTCGGCATCGAGGACAAGATTCTGGATGCCCAGCTGCAACAGGGTGCCGATGCCGACAAGGCCGCAGTCGATGCGGAACGCGACCGTATCAAGGTCCAGTCCGAGGCAACGTCTGCCGCAATCAAGGCCGAGTCCGAACAGATGGACCTCGACCACAAGGCCGAGAAGTACCGGATGGACCTGGAGAACAAGGAACTCACGAACCGCATCAATATGGCAAGCAAGATTTTCGGGGGTAGCGCATAA
- a CDS encoding DUF5320 domain-containing protein yields the protein MAFRWKQYGDRTPDDYGMVPPEIGEQQAVSMQGYTPNSAFAPVNNAPAVSASAAMAGYRPINSYTTGIAFNARQGYGRGMAPDNMDVYEQYRADASREAADAENRAVIEGEINKLQAQLNSIDARIAQIDKEVPGIGGNEWEIAAKRAEVGDFSAYDNIVSRGHNRMAEAKSTAKGIENELYNAAKLTWGLKADSTEDRAAARNQIEVALERAKSEADKTGAALPSIYYELEEKLAKSDEDNNQDIGNANARITSNAMFLKANKKTLTDADIEAIKAQIEADPNGEETEALRGLVKQYENDTVEKRAARAREKAAAEKLRKEGLNKSKDDLEKWWNGLTVKQRELLTKYGYKVDLVKGTIQ from the coding sequence ATGGCTTTTAGATGGAAACAGTATGGTGACCGTACACCTGATGACTACGGGATGGTGCCGCCGGAAATCGGTGAACAGCAGGCCGTGTCCATGCAGGGGTACACTCCCAACTCCGCATTTGCACCGGTGAACAACGCCCCGGCTGTCTCTGCATCTGCTGCAATGGCTGGGTACCGTCCAATCAATTCCTATACAACTGGCATTGCCTTCAATGCCCGGCAAGGTTATGGCAGGGGTATGGCTCCGGACAATATGGACGTGTACGAACAGTACCGCGCCGATGCTTCCCGTGAAGCTGCTGATGCTGAGAACCGAGCCGTAATTGAAGGCGAGATTAACAAGTTGCAGGCACAGCTGAACAGTATCGATGCCCGTATCGCCCAGATTGACAAGGAAGTCCCTGGCATCGGCGGGAACGAATGGGAAATCGCCGCCAAGCGTGCAGAGGTCGGCGACTTCTCGGCATACGACAACATCGTGAGCCGTGGCCATAACCGTATGGCCGAGGCCAAGTCTACTGCCAAGGGAATTGAAAACGAACTGTACAATGCGGCCAAGCTGACCTGGGGTTTGAAGGCCGACTCCACCGAGGACCGGGCAGCGGCAAGGAACCAGATTGAAGTAGCCCTTGAACGTGCCAAGTCCGAGGCCGACAAGACAGGCGCTGCTCTTCCAAGCATCTACTATGAATTGGAGGAAAAGCTTGCCAAGTCTGATGAAGACAATAACCAGGACATTGGCAATGCTAATGCCAGAATCACTTCCAACGCGATGTTCCTCAAGGCTAATAAAAAGACCCTTACTGATGCCGACATCGAGGCAATAAAGGCTCAGATTGAGGCGGACCCGAACGGCGAGGAAACTGAGGCCCTTAGAGGACTTGTCAAGCAGTACGAGAACGATACCGTCGAGAAGCGTGCTGCTCGGGCTCGTGAAAAGGCAGCAGCAGAGAAGCTCCGCAAAGAGGGCCTTAATAAGAGCAAGGACGACCTGGAAAAATGGTGGAATGGTCTCACGGTCAAGCAACGTGAACTTCTTACAAAGTACGGATACAAAGTCGACCTTGTAAAGGGGACGATTCAATAA